The DNA window GCGCAGTTTTCCTTGACGGAATCACGAAAAATCATGATCAAATACTACCCATTGAAGTCCTTCGTCCAAACAGACAAGCCCATCTACCTGCCTGGTCAAACAGGTAACCTGACCGGTCGGTCGGCTGTGTGTAAGGATCCGCTTAATCCCGTTTTTCTCGCCTCTCAGTTCATTTCAGAGTCGTCACGCTGGACACCAAGCTGAGACCTGCAAAAGGGCTGGTGAGTTCCCCGGGGGTGTTTCTGAACCAGTACACACGTGGGTTAGGTAATGATGTGTGGAAACCATGCAAAAGTCCAGCTGCAGGAGCGAAATCAGGCAAACCAAACAAAGCGTAGGTTGTGTCCTTTGACCTCTGATACCAGTTTGATCCATGTGTGCAAACAGCTGGCACAGATGAAGGGTCAAAGTATCCAGTCATAGTTGTGATTATGAGGAAAATTTCACATTTAtctctatttttctctcttccagtACGATGTCATCGAACTTCTGGTAAGGAAAACGGAAATTTTCACACTAATTGTTCTGCATCCCCGTAAGTTCTGGAAGTAGATTCCAGATTCCTGCAATTTTTTCCCTTGTTGATTTCACTCAGGACCCTCAACAAAACCGGATCGGGCAGTGGCTGAACGCCACGTCCAACGGGGCAATACTGCAGCTGTCCTATTCCCTCAACTCTGAGGTCCGCGAGGGACGGTATACCATTTCAGTTTGGATGAAGAGAAACCAAGTAAACAAGAGATTTAAGGTAGAAAAATATGGTGAGTTGCAGAGCTTTTAATTTGGCACCAAACCACCCCTTCCCCCCATAAACCAAAACTCATCTCTCCCTCAGTCCTTCCAAAATTTAAGGTGAGCCTCCAAGCGCCCAACGGGGTAAGCGTTGGAAAAGAGGAACTGGAAATGGACGTCTGTGCAAAGTAAGTTCTTGTATCCACTTTGTGTTTTTAGCCATTACCAGCCACTCTCCTACCCTCTGAATCTTTGATCCAAACAGATACACGTATGGACAACCTGTGCCAGGGATGGTGAACATCGAGATTTGCCGGAGACCGAGGAGCTATTTGACCGATCAGATCCCAGGCCTGTGTTTCAAAGAGGCGAAACAGGTGTTGTAGTGTTATTAACTCTGGTTCTGAGCCATCGAAAAATGTAACACCTCAAAAGATGAGCGGAAGTGGTCACAGCAGAGGAGTGAAATCAAGATTCAGAGATcaattcagtttaaaaaaaacccacacaagcaTTTTATGGCGTCACTAGGCGGCGACAAACCGCACGCACGCTGGGCTTTTAAGAactaaaatgcattttcatcAATTTTAGCTTTATAAAATCATCAGCAAA is part of the Takifugu flavidus isolate HTHZ2018 unplaced genomic scaffold, ASM371156v2 ctg881, whole genome shotgun sequence genome and encodes:
- the LOC130521334 gene encoding ovostatin, which gives rise to MVTIPGVIEVGLTSRLCASLLQPNESLAMTAILTYNDNKMVIFERVSDKQFHQCTNFQAPEMLESKVHNLIVTVRGAQFSLTESRKIMIKYYPLKSFVQTDKPIYLPGQTVHFRVVTLDTKLRPAKGLYDVIELLDPQQNRIGQWLNATSNGAILQLSYSLNSEVREGRYTISVWMKRNQVNKRFKVEKYVLPKFKVSLQAPNGVSVGKEELEMDVCAKYTYGQPVPGMVNIEICRRPRSYLTDQIPGLCFKEAKQVL